The segment CGGCGTTTCCAAGTTACTGtggtttattatcattattattgttatcgttatcattattatcagtttttattgttgtttttcaaCCAAAAGAATAGCGCAAAAAttactgaaatatatatatatatatatatatatatatatatatatatatatatgaatgtaaaTGCTATGCAAACACGAccgaaattattttaaaatcccttttttttttttttattaaaattcttAGTTCTGAGACAGAATTGACACGTATTTAAAAAgaatagaaattaattaaaatataaaaaatttATTTTGTGGTAAGTGTTAATATTCATGCTAAGGTTATTTGTGTGTAATCTACAGAGTGTGAATATCAGTCTTCAAGCAGCTTTCATTTTTCATTAAAATTCTGCTGCTTAGACTGCATGGGtaaatatttagatatttatattttaaaagaatggggaaaaaaactaTCTGAGTGGGGAAAGTCGATTTTGTGTTTAATCTAATGTTTATGTCAAAGTTTCTTGTGCGTAAATCCGccacgtgcacacatgcacaatgcAGTTTATGATTTAAGACCGAAAATTAAATAATTTATACAGTTtaaaattttttgtttttgttgttgttttattacgATGGCACCTCGTGTGTCCCAACATGCTACAGCTATTTTAAATTGTGCAATAAAATATTACCACGcactaaacataaaaaaaaaacaataaaaattgcacaacgatAAAGgtgtcacacatacacacacacacacgtgcgtcacagtttAGGCTTCAGACACCGGCATCAGTGGGTTGATTTTAGTGCGCCGTTGGTGAGGACAAGGTTTTGTTTCCGATGCAAAGATCACCAACAAGCGCACATGCGTAAAAACGCAGAGCTTCTCCTGCATCCTCGTGAACCTCACCGGTATGACTCTGAATTTGACAAtgacctttcacactgaatccaacTTCAGGATAAATAGCATCTAAGTGCGCGCAtgtctggtgttccagcaagaaCTTCAACTTTTGTTACGGGAAATGGTTCACAGCCATGAAATCTCCAGAAATTTTGTCCTGTTTGTTAGAATATGGATtggtatgaatattttttttctcctcttattCCCCACTTCAAGTTAAATTTCGGCGCATGACTTAGTCTCCTTAACCTCGCAATACTCCTCCCATTGTGTCAGCTGCCTGTGTCTGTGAATCACGCAGCTATTCATGACTGTGTGACAGCTGTGTTTGGGAAGAAAGTCACAGTAGTCCAGACGACACGAGTAAGAAGATAGAAAACAAATAATTGCAATTATCCTGCTTGCACCCTAACAGCTGGACAGTTCAATATGTGGCTGTACTATATGTGTGTACTTTCAGAGCCCAGAAACCCGTGCGTAAACGTTTAAATCTCTCTGAATGTGAACGTGGTTGCAATTCGATCGAGTTGACCAGTGCGTCATAACGACGTTTTTATATCTAATTGTTTAGTTAATATGAGTTCCTGCTTGTACAGTCATTATGTTGACAAACAAAACCAGCAGGGCTTTAATTATTTCTTAtttttcaaaaatattaaaaatggcATAATGTGTTTAATTGGTGCTGTGCTAATATAAAACGGAAAATTCGCCTTAAATTCAACGCCATAGCTTAAACTTTAAAGTAAAATTGCATCCATCCGGCAGTAATGCATGAtatgttttaatatttttgatcTAAATCAGTCAGTAAACACAAATACATGCACAACACGAGCTGGTCTGTCTGCCTGCACACCGACAGGCCAACAACACAACAAACCGCCTCTTTTCAGTCTGTCCACATATTGAAATAATGTAATGAATATGCTTAAAAGTGCTGAAATAGTTTACCTTtagaaacagggaaaaaaaatacatttagaaGAGACAGTAATTTAAGTCAAAACCTATTTCCAATCACTGCAGAGGTAGGAAGGCGCATGTCAAATACAAACCAACACAGGGCGACATTTTCAGTCACCCGTACTAGAAGGTCCAAGGGGCTTCGCTTTTTTTAAGGGCCCCAggcgaaaaaaaaaacttgtgataCACTCCAGGCTAACATACACAGTATTAGGAGGTCTGATTTCTCGCAATTTTACAGTCTAAATTATGACAAGGTTCTTATTGAAAGGGAATCCTCCGGACAGATCTTTTAACAAAGTGAGTGAGGAGTcactttaattatttcagaacactgaaaatatatataaaatatgtggAACCCACTGGTTTGGATGAGGCTGTTCAGTTTGAGGCGCTGAGCGCATTCAGTTCCCTCAGGTCCTATTGTCAGGGGGTGGGAAAAGAGACTTTAGGTCATTGGATTTCCCCGGATAACgagaataaaatatatatataaaaagaataAATACAGTCACTGGTTCCCTGCGCACGCAGACAGTGTCCACGCAGGGAGGCAGTAAGCGTACGGGTAATAGTAGGACGGCTGCAGGGAGAGCAGCGGGGGCCGCAGAATCTCTCCGGGGCCGTACTGTCTCTGATCGTCCCGCACCAAAACCTTCACCGCCACCTTCTTGGCCGCCGGAGTTGACGCCATCAGATCGGCGGCCATCTGGCGACGTTTCGTCTTGTACCTGCGGTTCTGGAACCAGATCTTGACCTGAGTCTCTGTGAGCTTCAGGGAGGCCGCCAGGTCAGCCCGCTCCGGTCCGGACAGGTACCGCTGGTGGTTGAAGCGGCGCTCCAGTTCAAAAACCTGCGCGTGGGAGAAAGCGGCCCTGGAGCGCTTTTTTCTCTGTTTGGGCTGATCCAGACTCTTGTCGTCCATGGCGCAGGATTCTGTGGGAGAAAAAGAGACACGCAGATGCTCAAGTAACACGCTGTAGGAACATTTAAATAGAGGTAGATATACTTAATTTCAAGGCGAAATGTTTGAAATGGGTATGTTTaattcaaagaaacaaacagcACATTGCCGCATACTTTACGCATGCACACAATGTAACACGTTCAGCACTGACTTTATTAATCAAATAATTGTTACAAACATTCAGTCATTGAGGAT is part of the Thalassophryne amazonica chromosome 11, fThaAma1.1, whole genome shotgun sequence genome and harbors:
- the nkx3-2 gene encoding homeobox protein Nkx-3.2; translated protein: MAVRGNSLMPFSIQAILNKKDDGRHLPDLDVCFSKTACWKIFGGSRTEDGEACEPTDQKSYDSDSGLSDDNDGKTPPDVCKSEKDGDLASDVPEESLQEETDHESAAAENAKSDNERNNSTESCAMDDKSLDQPKQRKKRSRAAFSHAQVFELERRFNHQRYLSGPERADLAASLKLTETQVKIWFQNRRYKTKRRQMAADLMASTPAAKKVAVKVLVRDDQRQYGPGEILRPPLLSLQPSYYYPYAYCLPAWTLSACAGNQ